The genomic stretch tgaatagaaatgtaaccattaaccttcaaggtcactgcatctatgattgcagcagtcttgaaggaaaaatgatattGAGATGTGTGCATGCAGTCTATTAATGCCCTCGGGacgggcatgactgcatcacaggctttGATGAGCAGTCTTTGTTAGATCTATTCAGGTTACAGTGTCTTTAAGGATAAAttcccatgaggtaatggttacatttctatttgagAGAAACAGGGTTATGatagtaacctaacgttttatgctttcaggactgccttatcttggtgaaagtgaaggaacaaagatggaatctgtttacattaaacaggaggaggttGTGGAACTGGCACctatctgcattaaacaggagatgcctgaactggagcctgtccacattaaagaagagactgaactagagcctgtccacattaaagaagaagagactgaactggagcctgtccacatgaaagaagagactgaactggagcctgtccacatgaaagaagaagagactgaactggagcctgtccacatgaaagaagaagagactgaactggagcctgtccacattaaagaagagactgaactggagcctgtccacatgaaagaagaagagactgaactggagcctgtccacattaaagaagagactgaactggagcctgtccacatgaaagaagaagagactgaactggaacctgtccacatgaaagaagaagagactgaactggagcctgtccacattaaagaagagactgaactggagcctgtccacattaaagaagagactgaactggagcctgtccacatgaaagaagaagagactaaactggagcctgtccacattaaagaagagactgaactggagcctgtccacattaaagaagagactgaactggagcctgtccacatgaaagaagaagagactgaactggagcctgtccacattaaagaagagactgaactggagcctgtccacattaaagaagagactgaactggagcctgtccacattaaagaagagactgaactggagcctgtccacattaaagaagagactgaactggagcctgtccacattaaagaagagactgaactggagcctgtccacatgaaagaagaagagactgaactggagcctgtccacattaaagaagagactgaactggagcctgtccacattaaagaagagactgaactggagcctgtccacattaaacaagaggagactgaactggagcctgtccacattaaagaaaagACTGAACTGGAGTCTTTCTGCATTGAAGAGGAGTCTATTGACTTGCTGTTTAAGGATTCAGAAAACATATCCCTGCCAAAGATATCacatcaatgtactgaatgtgggaagaaCTTCAGTCAGTTAagaagcctaaaaagacaccagagaattcaTACTGGAGAGAAGCTGCATCACTGcagtgactgtgggaagagcttcagtcagtcaggacacctaaaatcacaccagcgaactcacactggagagaagccgcatcactgttctgactgtgggaagagcttcattcggttaggaagcctaaaacaacaccagcgaattcacactggagagaagccatatcgctGTTCTGAATGTGGAGATTGCTTCAGTATgtcaggaagcctaaaaagacaccagcgaattcacagtgGAAAGAAGCCGTATCATTGTGttaaatgtgggaagagtttcagtctgtcaggaaacctaaaaagacaccagagaattcacgcTGGAGAGAGGCcgcatcactgctctgactgtgggaagagcttcagtcagttaggacaCCTAAAatcacaccagcaaactcacactggagagaagccacatcactgctttgactgtgggaagagcttcaggcGGTAAGGAAGCTTAAAAAACACAGgtgaattcacacaggagagaagctgTATCACTGCCCTGATGGTGGGAAGCGCTTCAttcagttaggaagcctaaaacaacaccagcaaattcacactggagagaagccgtatcactgcactaaatgtgggaagagtttcagtctgtcaggaaacctaaaaacacaccagcaaattcacagtgGAAAGAAGCTGTATCACTGTACAAAATGTGGCAATACATTTGCTTTCTGTGGTTAAGTGAAAAGACATAAataccagttttgaaaatgcagaTGAAGctgatagaaatcaatattccaGGCAGTGTTACAATGGTCCTTGTTTTCggtccttccagtccaggtctttgctTCAACCAGATTGTAGATTAATGAATCAACCTTCTTATAAATCATTCAGGACCTAATTGGAAGCGAGGGCCACTGCTTTATACCAATCAAAACTGAGTGTGATGCTCCAGTGATATTTTTTGAAAGGAATCCTGTCTATGTGCCAGCCTAAGGGTGTTTAATCATGTTTTAGCATAAATGTGAGAATGAGTGTGTGCCAAAGCAGCTGTGCTTGCATTTCAATCAGTAGTATAAGTAGGCTATGACTACCTGCAACCTTTATGAATTGTGTATGAACCTGAATATGGTTATTATTATGGGGGGTATCAATTTCATTAATAGGGGTAATGAATACTACATGAATAACATCATGAATAAGGGCCGGCATGACAACATGAATAGGCCACTGCGGTCGCGCAGACATGGTTAAGGTTTGAATGAAAGTCCTGTTTACAGTCGGTTTTACAAGCAGCTCAAAAGGGAGGTAACATCCCACCAATATGCATTTTTATGTGTGGTCGGATTGGCAGGCTCATCAAACCATGTGAATGGGGTAGCATTTGGctgaatactttttgagatacagagtggcaaaaagcagcatttttttttaatatacctggatctcaaaaagtatagcaaattaaggaaccacacttggcatacacatagtcccaggGGTGTAGATGTGCAGCGGggtattaatattttttggggatcctagttttacagaaactgaaccccaaagataacggtctgacgtcactgctgcCTGACGTTGTTGCTAGGCAGGGACTTGCGACtgttccattgcactgaatagggagacatggaatatatagttcagcacacagggGTCACATCTGCgtttctgtctggattaaaactggtaatcagtgataatatttttgtatttgtttgtgccttcaacactgtggaaactaataataatttgttaatttaTGAAATACTATTTTCattttcccccctctctcttttgtTGTTCTGGTACGATCCAGGAGTTCAATGATACCGTTCCATTCCATAAACAAATCTATGCTGCTGTCAGTATGAAAACTGTTAAGAACTTCTCTGtgctattaaataataaaatgaaagtgaccctgtgtgtagtgttacttattatacaattgAATTAAACTGGTGGGGGCGCAGCCTCTAGCATGTATCTAGTGCAGCAATTGCAAGCAATGACACTGTTACAGTACAGATTTCTTTCAGAGGTACTGATGTGCACATTTAGCAAAGTTGAACAATGACAAAATGTTAGTTGACAACAAGACATGAATGATAACAAGCTCCTatctacagtttttaaaagaatattctgaaatgaaaagggaaatacAATTGACTCGAGAAGCTGTTTTGGAttattacagtaattacatggttatttgtgcactgtaatctaaagagaaaaaatatattttaaaaagaaacaaatgggggggggctgtgtcttcattttattttagcaCCAGGTTAAACAACTGAAGGTATAGTAATTGCCCtgtttattgttcaatagaaatgtcttcataaaaatagggttacagctcaGTAGAGGAGGGAAGTCTTTACCCTGGGTTCACACAGTGAATTCGTGAAGGGTCCTTGaataacacaccatattgagCGTGGCCTGATCAGGAATTGACAAATCTTGAGATAAGCAAAACATACAATGCAGCAAGGGAGAGAATCTCATTGACACGgccatttggacacactccatatacagaggcttgctgctattggatttcatttggacacactccatatacagaggcttgctgattgtcgatttcattttgacacact from Acipenser ruthenus unplaced genomic scaffold, fAciRut3.2 maternal haplotype, whole genome shotgun sequence encodes the following:
- the LOC131728734 gene encoding zinc finger and SCAN domain-containing protein 31-like gives rise to the protein MESVYIKQEEVVELAPICIKQEMPELEPVHIKEETELEPVHIKEEETELEPVHMKEETELEPVHMKEEETELEPVHMKEEETELEPVHIKEETELEPVHMKEEETELEPVHIKEETELEPVHMKEEETELEPVHMKEEETELEPVHIKEETELEPVHIKEETELEPVHMKEEETKLEPVHIKEETELEPVHIKEETELEPVHMKEEETELEPVHIKEETELEPVHIKEETELEPVHIKEETELEPVHIKEETELEPVHIKEETELEPVHMKEEETELEPVHIKEETELEPVHIKEETELEPVHIKQEETELEPVHIKEKTELESFCIEEESIDLLFKDSENISLPKISHQCTECGKNFSQLRSLKRHQRIHTGEKLHHCSDCGKSFSQSGHLKSHQRTHTGEKPHHCSDCGKSFIRLGSLKQHQRIHTGEKPYRCSECGDCFSMSGSLKRHQRIHSGKKPYHCVKCGKSFSLSGNLKRHQRIHAGERPHHCSDCGKSFSQLGHLKSHQQTHTGEKPHHCFDCGKSFRR